The Methanobrevibacter sp. genome segment CAAATGATAACCCTGCACCGAAAAAAGGCAAAATCAATAAAATTTATGATAATAGTTTTATTGATGTCCGTTTAGATGATGGAACTGTTTTTAAGTATGTTGAATGCATCGGAACACCAATAACTGGCAATACTTGTATTATTGTTTTTATTGATGGTGATTCCAGTAATATTATAGCAATAGGATAAAAATATTATGTCAGATGAGAATATTTGTGAAGGTTGCTGTTACAGGCGAGCTTGTAAGAAAAATTATAATCATTGTCCTTATCTGTCTAATGGCAGATGTACTCAGAATGAGTATCGGGATAATTATCTATTCAAATAAAATTAAATGGGAGGAACTGGATTATGGATAAGAAAATTATAAAGATTGCAGAAAAAACCCAAGAGTATATAACCGAAAATAAGAATGTACCGGCAAGTGTAAAGGTTGATAATGTAAAATACAATTATGGTAAATTAATCAGCATCTTTGCAGATGCCATTGTGAATAATAAAGCAAAAGTTACAAATAAAACAATCAGCAATGCACCAGCACCAACCGGTGACAAAATCAACACCGACATTAAAAAGGAAAATTACATTACCATATGTAAAACCACAAATTCATTCATAAACAAGGAATCAAGAGCACCGAATTATGCATTATTCAAAAATACAAAAATTCACCCATTAGTATTAGTTGATGCATTCAGTAGGATAATATTATTCAGTAATAAAAATAATCGTTTACCAAATACATGCAAATTTAATAGTGGAATCATCAAAAAGAATACTGCAAGTCCAATACAATCAAATGACAGTGTATTTAACTATTTCTGCAAAGTATTTGGTGTAGTAAAAACCATCGATGAGGCATTAGGCAAAGTCAAAGACCGAGGATATGGTAAATACTTTGATGATTATCTCAGCAACAAACAAACAATCGACCATCTGAAAAATGGTAGTCAAAAACCAAACTGTACTGATGCATGTCATGTGTTTTGGCATATTGCAAAAGCATTGGGTTATGATGTCATTGTTGAGCATGTCAGATGCCAGTCAAGTGGTGAGGGTCATGTCAGATTGAAATTAAGACATGCTAAACATACTGGTGGTAAGTGGATTCGTCGTGACCCTGCGTGTGTTGTGTCTGCGAATGGTAAGGCATTGACTGAAATCTGGTGCAGCAATGGTAAGTTACTTGCGACTAATCCATCATGGTTTATGGTTAATGTAAATAGGTAGTTTGATTATGAATTTGATTGGTGTTATTAAAGTTTTAGAGGTTAGTCTTAGTGATAATCGTCATGTCCGGAATATTAAATCTGCATTGTATGAGCAGGAGTCTATAACTTATTCCTGTGATGATGTTACGGTTACTGTGAATACTGATGAGATTAGTAATGTGTTTCAGATTTGTTTAGTCTTGCAAAATAACTTGTTCTATCTATATTTGCAGTATCATGTTAGTGATGGTTTTGAAAGACATAGTAAATATTTAATAGATGATATAACAGATTTAGTTTTATGAATAACAAGTCTGTTATTTTAATCATTCTTTTTATTTTCTGTGTTGGTATGATTGTTGGTGCTGGTGATGTAGCTGCATCAAAGACATTCAAGTACGGAAAATATAAGGGTAAAATTTCCAACAAACAATATAAAAAATTAAAAACTGCTAAAAAACAACATAAAACCAAATCAGTTACTGTTAAAACTGGTAAGTATAAAACTGTGTCTTATTATAAGAATAAGAAAGTTACCATGTATGACATTGTGCCATCATGGGAATATTGGGATAATCAATATTATGATGGTTGGGATATTGTTGATGAGTTTGATTCAGACAATTACAGGATTAAAAAAGTTGTTAATAAAAAGGTCAAGGTCGTTAAGAAGTATCCGGTTAAAATGAAAATTTTGACAAGTCATTCATTACAGTATGGCTGTGGTGATTTTGTTGAGTTGTGGTTTGGTGGTGAGTGTTGGAAGTCTAAGCGTATTGTTTTGTAGATCATGAAAAAAATTTATGTTTTTTTCCTGGTCTTATTTTTTTTCTTTATAGTGTATGGTGTATTATTGTAAATATGTATTTACAGTATTTACATATTTATTGTATTACGAGGGGGTGTGTTACCGTTTATTTTATTTTTTTTAATATTTATAGTATACTTTAACATATACTTTTATATATAATTAAAACATAAATATACTTATCATATTATTTCTTTAAAAATAATATGAATAAAATTATGGAGACCAAACAATGAAATTTATAGCAACAAACGATGATGGACAAACCATTTTTGAAATGAAAAACGGTGAAATAACTGGCGATTTACCATACGGTATTAATAAAGATAGAATTATTGCAACTTACAATATGCATCTTATACTTGGTGAAAATACTGATGAGTTTATGGTCGGTGAATGTTTAATCACCGTGGTCGAATAAAAAAAGACTAACTTATCTTTTTTTAAAAGGTGATAATCATGAGTCGTGTTACTGTTTCCAGTAAAACAATGCCTGATGGAACAAAAGCAAAAATCAAAACTGAAACCTACGGAGACTATGACATAATATACCAAACCATCAAAAGAATATTTAACACAAGCGTTACCGTAATCAGTGGAACTGGAAAACTCTATAATGTCAGATTATCTGACCGTGTAATCTACGAGGAGGACATTGAAGTTGGTGATACAGCAGAAATCAAAACATTTGATAATGGTTGGCTTGTAACTAACATCATTAAACAAGAAAAAGAACCCGAATTAACACCAGAAGAAGAGCAAGCAGAACTGGAAAGGCAACTACAAGAATTTGAGGATATATATGGAGGTTATTAAAAATGGTTAGAATTAAAGACCTGAAAAAATGGTGCGAAACCAAAGATGATGACGATGTAGTATTCTTATGTGAATACTCACATAATTCCGAAACATATGACCGACCGACATCAGGTTGGTTATGGGTAAGACCACCACAAAAAATAGATTTTAAACATGAAGAGTGCAAACACTATGAATTAGTTGATGTTAAAGGTGAATTAAGAAAATTTTGTAACCGTAAAAATGAATTTTTTAACGAGTATTATTCATATAATGCTTGCAGAAAATTTGAATCAGACAAAGAAATCAATTATTGCAGAGAATGTGCTGAGTGTAAAAAAACATATCGCAGTTGTCCTTATGTTAAAGATTATGAGCAAATTCGTGTTGATAATGGATATGTTAGAAGGTATTAAAAGGAGTGAATATTTTATGAGATTAATCAACGATGGCATAAGACCAGGAATAGCACAACAAAACTATGATAAAATAGCTGCGGTAATAAGACATGGTCGTAATTTCAGATACCGTATAACAACAAGTAAAAAAGAGTACCGTTTTGATGATAAACCAATTTTAACATTCAGGGACAACACCTTAAAAATTGAGTATGAAGGTTCAGCAATTCCTCCGGTTATTATTGATTTTGATTTAGAAGAGTTGTTATATGTTGAAGCTATTGACTATGAAATTCTTAAAAAAATGTTGGTGGATTAAATGAAAATTGAAATGAAAAAAATAGATGATCAACCTGTGGGAATGTTAATCTGTCGAAACTTTGATGATGAAATTACGGGTTATGTTAATTTACCTTTCATGGAATATGTTATCATTAATCGTAAGTTACATTATCTTACTTTCAGGCATAATGCTGAGGATTTAACTTTTGATGATGTCGCATATGTTGAGGTTAATGTTGATGATTGGTTCAGCAGGTATTTTGAGTTATCTATTGAGGTTATTGGTTCTGAGGAAATCATGATTAAGTGTAACTGTCTTGAATGTTTGGATAATATTTTAAAAGAAATATCCAATAAACCTTTTTTAAAAATCATTGATGATTATTTTATCAAGTATGGTGATGAGGGTGAGTTATTTAGTATGCATAAACCATCTGACATTAGAAGTTTGATGCATATTCTTAATCGTGAAAGAGGTTATGATGAATTAACTTGTGAGTATAATGGTGAGTTAAATGTACGATAATAAACAAGTTGTGAAAGAGTTAAAACAAAGCATTAGTTACAGGAGCAAACATTTAGAGTTCATTAGGAATTTTAAATGTGCTGTAATCAATTATTTTTTAGATAAATATGATTTTAGAGTTAATTTTTTAACTGGTGTTACTTGGTTTGCAGTAGAAAAAAATCTCCATTATTATTATGGTGGAAATGAAATTATTCACACTGATTTTGAATGGACATCAAAAGTGATTTATGAATTTTGTCAGGAATTTGAGTGTGAATTTGAACATACTTCCTGTGATGGTGACAGGTATATTTTCACATTTAAAGATGTTGATGTAAGTAACGCTTTTATTATAGGGTGATTGTAATGGTTGAGGATTATTTTAAAATTCGTCCTGACATATATGGTGATTATGCAATATTCAATAAATATGGCTTATTATTCATTGCAGGATTACCGGATAAGGAATTAGCTGAAACATTATGCGAAAAGCTAAATGGAATGCAGAATCAACATGAGTATAAATTATCAATGGCCTTGTCCTTGATGGATACTAATGAAAAATTAGTGAAAATGATTAATAATATTCAACATGGTATTGATAATTATATTAAACAATTTGAGGAGTACGATGACTGTAATCGTAATGACCCAAGACCTGAAAATCGTAATGTTAAACATTTAAGTTATAATGATATGCAGAAACAAGTTCATAGTTATGTTTTAGGTGTTTTAAGTCATCTGAAAGAATATTATTCATGTCCTAAATGTTTAAATGATGAGAATTTTATCATTGAAGTTTGTTATCATGAGGATAAGGTTTATGAAAAAATGCATTGTCATGAATGCGGTTATCATGAAATTAAAGAAAGACCTGTTTACAGGTATGACCCTAAAAAGTATGAAAGAAAGAGGTTAAATTATGAGTAATTATAATATTATTAATTTAACTAAATTCCGAGAATTAATCCAATTATTACCGGAAACTCATGACTTTAAAGGTGAATATGGGACATTCACTTTTAATCAAGACAAGGCAATACTTAGAACAATAAACCGAAGTCATACAGTATACATCAAAATAACAATAGACCCTGCATATTTTCAACAGTATGAAATCAGCAAACCCAACACTATCATAGTGGATCAGAAACAATTATCTGAAAACAATATCCATGTTGATTTTAACAAACCTGATTGGAAAGAGTACAGTCAAAGTTATTACTGGTGTGGTATGCATAACTTGGATAATGAATTAGATAAGGCAAGGTATCTGACCATACCTTTAAAAGTTTTTGCTGATTGTTTCAAAGACGATTATCATTTTGAGCATGTACTGGTTAAGTGTTTTGCTTATGAGTCTGTTTTTACTTGTGGTTTACTGGAATCATGTTTATGTAATATGCCTTTGAAAACTATTGACCTTGGTTTAATTGGTCATGATAATCATTTATGTTTCCGTTATGGGTATGGTTTCATGATGGTTGAGGGTTTGGTAGCTTCCAAGTTAGTTGGTCATGATGATGTTGAGAGATTATTAGATGTGAATGTAGAATGACTGAAAATAGGAAAAATTGGTTGTATCCTGATGCATCAGGTTTGTATTTCCCTCATGATGGTTTTGTTATGAGGGCATTAGATGGTAAGCAGTATGATATTGATGAGGAATGTGAGTTATTAAATGCATATCATAAAGGATATAATGAATGCCGAGATGATGTTTTAAGGTTGGAAAAAGAAAATGAGCAATTAAGGCAAGAAAACAAGGAACTCAAATCATTGTGCAAAGTTCTTATAACTCATATAGATGAGAAGAGTATTGCTTTTGTGATTGATGAGGACATAAGGAGGTTATTAGAATGACTGAAAATGTTCGAGTTTGTGTTTTAAATGCAAGAAAAAGTAAAAAAAGATTTTGTTCGTATTTGAATGATGATTTTGATTGTACTGCTCCAACATATGAATATGATTACTGCATTGGATTTCTTAAAAGATTAAGTGGAGGATTTTGAATGAGTGAAAAAAGATTTAAGAGCAGATGTTATGAAAAACAAAAAAATGTTGTTATTTACGATAAGAGCGATAAATTATTTGATGTTTCATATAGGGATTTTGAAGATGCTTATTATCTTAAAATGAAATTGAGTCCAGTTATTGACAAATTAAATGAATTATCAAATCAAAACAATGAACTTGAAACAGTATTACAAGAACTAATAAATCAATTATACAATGCACAAAGCAGTTTAATTCATGAATACAGTACAGACATTGTCAATGATGAAAAAGAACTAAAAAAATACTTCCAAGACCAATATGGAAAATATGGGTGGAAAAAATGAACGAAAGATGGAAATTTATTGAAACATTAAACCGAGACTATTTCATGGACAGAGAAACATTAATACAATATCATATTTCATGTCCTGAGGATTTATACAGATTATCTGAAAAATTAAATGATTACGAAAAAGCGTTAAACAGCAGGTCTCGTGTTGATGTGAATGAAATTGAATCATTAGTATGTGAAAACCAACAACTTAAATTATGGCAGGATAATGTATTTAAATTAATCAAAGCTAAAATAAAAGTATACCAACATAAACCTGTATCTGCTCCGGTAAGTAATCCAGTCAGTAATACTTATGATGCTGAGCATGACAGGTTATCCAGATTATCTGAACTTGAATCATTATTACAGGAGGTATTGTTATTATGAAATTTAATGAAATTCCAAAAATAAGCTATATGCCAAAACCAGCATATCCTAATGTTACAATGGATAATATAACTTATGTATTTGACAAATTAGGAGTAGACCATTCAGATTTACTTGAAATTAGAAAACAACAAGTCTTAAAACATAGTCGCAATGTTGAAATCATGGATTATTTAGATAAACTTAGTAATTTTATTGGTTTAAGAGATACAGAGCATAATCGTACAATGATGCAGCAATTATTTGATTACTTGACTAAAATTCATGCACCGTTTTATTTTCATATACCTATACCAGTTGAAAATGCAAAATATGTTGGTCCTGAATACTGGAAGTCCTGGGATTTCAATGATATTTACATAAATTATTTTGAATTAGTTATAAACTGTGGTTGGGACGATTGTTATTCTTTTGAAAATAAAAATGAAATAAAAAATTATATGGTTTTGGATATGTTAAACGATTTATTGGTGCATAAAAGAATTTTACAATATGTTTGGCCTGATGTTGATTTGTTAGCTGATTGGGATATTACAAACAGTATTGATGTTAAACCTAATCCTGAAAAATGGTGATTAATTATGACTGATGAGAATATTATAGTGGGCAGTCCACTACGAAGCGGTAAAACACTAATAATGGAAATTGCAAAAGAAACTGGAATTAGTCCAGAGGAAATAATAAAAATAATATTAAAAAATGCATCATACAAATATAATTATTCAATGACAGACATCACGAAGGAGGCAATGGAAATGGAACGCAGACACAGATTAAATTGCAGCGACAGACCAATCGACAGCAGTCCTGAGGCAGAAAATCAAAGAATATTAAACAACATAAAAAGATTGAAAAAACAGAGAGGATACATATGAGTGAAATAACAACAATCAAAGTAACTCGTGAAGTAAAAGACAAACTTGACAAACTAAAAAACGATAGGCATAAAAGTTACAATGATGTCATACGGGAATTACTGCCGGAAGGCACAGAAATATCAGATGTCATCACAACACATCGTGACAGTACAGCAATCAGTCTGAAATATTTTGAATTTGAAAACTCCAAAAAAGTTGAGTCATATGACATTACATTTCAGGAACTGAAAATTGAACCAGTTGGATCATGTTTTGCTGCAAGGGATAAGGTTGATGTGAATGTTAATCATGTGAATACGACTGCTGAAATCATAGCTAAAAAAGGTGATGATGTTTTGTTATTAGTGTCTGAGGTTGCTTGTATTGATGGTGAAAGGTCTAAGATTACTGGTGTGCATCATTTCAATGTGTTTTAAGTGGTTCATTAATTTGAACTTTAATAATAAATGGGTGCATATATTATAATTGTAAGTAACATAAAAAAAAGGACATATAGGAAAAAAAAATTGATTTTTTCATCGCAGCTAAGAATTTGAAGTCTCCTTGTTTTTTTGCTATCTTTTTAAACAGGGAAACTTCATTTTTTTCTCTCTCTTTTATATTTTCTGTTGTTTTTTTATAAAAAGTGCTTGATGGAAAAAGGGGACAACAATATTTTTTTCCGGAGTGTTCATTGTTGTTAAGGTCCCAAAAGAGAATAACAATTTTTTTAGTTACTTACAAAAAAAAGTCAATAAGTTTAGGTTCAAGTTCTCGTGTTTGTATTAATATATTGCTATTTCTACACTCCGAAATAAAAACACGAATTATTGTTCGTTCCATACGGAGCGAACAATTTTTTTTATACTATTTTTTAAATAATACATATGATAAATATATCCATCATAAGTAGCATGAAAAATTTACTGGAAAATACACGAAAATCACATCATTTCTCAATGACAAATACTTTGAAAATCATGTATTTTCCAAAAATATTATTAGTTTTCAAATGCTCTCTTGCAAAATTTTTGATAATTAAAAAAAAAGATAATAATATTAAGGGGACCAAACTATGACATCAAATGAATATTACTTGCAAGAATATATAACAACAAGAGGACTTGGAAAAAAAACAGAAAAAAGCATGAGGTACATGTTAAATCATTACAGTACATTTCAAGGATTAAGTTTACATGAATTAATACTTGAAGCAGATACTGAGGAAGATAACGGCATCAGATGGAAACGCAGAAAACTAAAACATCGACTCATTAATTACATGATCTACTGCAAAGACAACATGAAACTATCCAGTGCAAAATCATATGTGAAAGCAGTCAAAGGTTTTTACAGTCATCATGAAATTGAAATCGGTAAACTTCCAGCATGGAATCTTAAAAATGCAAATGTTAGTGAACCCATTACTGCTGATGATTTACCAACAAGACAGATTATCCGTGATGCTGTTGAATTATCCGAACCAAAAATGCGAGCTTTAATATTATTCCTGGTCAGCACCGGCATGAGTCGTGTGGATTGTTTAAGTTTATCAATTCAAGATTTCATTACTGCGACTTATCCGTATCATCAATCAGATGATATGAA includes the following:
- a CDS encoding ribbon-helix-helix domain-containing protein translates to MSEITTIKVTREVKDKLDKLKNDRHKSYNDVIRELLPEGTEISDVITTHRDSTAISLKYFEFENSKKVESYDITFQELKIEPVGSCFAARDKVDVNVNHVNTTAEIIAKKGDDVLLLVSEVACIDGERSKITGVHHFNVF